One window of Candidatus Effluviviaceae Genus V sp. genomic DNA carries:
- a CDS encoding T9SS type A sorting domain-containing protein — protein MRALLVAVIVAALVVPASADWFPDDPAKWVQLPDLSETGIDVNASDGFILADDFLCTEQGYITDIHIWGSWLNDILPYGNDPAAVRFTLSIHEDIPDSVSGTGYSMPGEVLWVEVFEPGTFMVQIWQDGLMEGWMDPPEFYIYPGDTICWQYNFLIDEQIAFFQEGTPETPKVYWVDVKAEPLDQQAHFGWKTSLDHWNDDAVWGQGEEPYYGPWYELRYPPEHPFHPESIDLAFVVTSEAVEDSIDYGDAPDPTYPTLIASNGAAHTIVPTVFMGSSVDGELDGQPTPMADGDDNDGNDDEDGVTFTSPLLPGQLATYDVVASTPGYLDAWVDFYIDGSWTTVDRIATQVPLTAGLNSLTFPVPNDAGSGISFARFRFSSQPTAGGLAPTGPASDGEVEDYEVIIDEGEPYKWLQNPDLSRTGIDVNATFDFVLADDWLCTEPGRIDEIHIWGSWLGDYYPFNEDPSAVDFFLSIHADIPASENPEGYSMPGEVLWEWAFPAGSFVAVPYAENITEGWMDPPDVYSYPADWTCWEYIFHIPPDIAFHQVGMPDSNVVYWLDVQAMPHDQVALFGWKSSLDHWNDDAVWGQGIEPYQGPWFELRYPAGPYVGESMDLAFMLRSHYGTGVGEKRYDRFNLEQNVPNPFNPATTIVYQVPSGGGDVRIEIYDVSGRLVTTLVDEHRPAGRHEVSWVGRDASGDEVASGVYFCRMNAGGEKMTRKMLLLK, from the coding sequence ATGAGAGCTCTATTGGTCGCTGTCATCGTTGCAGCGTTGGTCGTGCCCGCGTCCGCCGACTGGTTCCCCGATGACCCGGCGAAGTGGGTGCAGCTGCCTGATCTCTCAGAGACAGGCATCGATGTCAACGCGTCGGACGGGTTCATCCTGGCCGACGATTTTCTTTGCACCGAGCAAGGCTACATCACCGACATTCACATCTGGGGTTCGTGGCTCAACGACATTCTGCCGTACGGCAACGACCCCGCCGCCGTCCGCTTCACCCTGAGCATCCATGAGGACATTCCGGACTCCGTCAGCGGCACCGGCTACAGCATGCCCGGGGAGGTCCTCTGGGTCGAGGTGTTCGAGCCCGGGACGTTCATGGTCCAGATCTGGCAGGACGGCCTGATGGAAGGCTGGATGGACCCGCCGGAGTTCTACATCTACCCCGGAGACACGATCTGCTGGCAGTACAACTTCCTCATCGACGAGCAGATCGCGTTTTTCCAGGAAGGCACGCCGGAGACCCCGAAGGTCTACTGGGTCGACGTCAAGGCCGAGCCCCTGGATCAGCAGGCGCACTTCGGCTGGAAGACGTCGCTCGACCACTGGAACGACGATGCCGTGTGGGGTCAGGGCGAGGAGCCGTACTACGGTCCCTGGTACGAGCTCCGGTACCCTCCGGAACACCCCTTCCATCCGGAATCGATCGACCTCGCGTTCGTGGTCACGAGCGAGGCCGTCGAGGACAGCATCGACTACGGCGACGCCCCGGACCCGACCTATCCTACGCTCATTGCGTCGAACGGCGCAGCGCACACCATCGTTCCGACGGTCTTCATGGGCAGCTCGGTCGACGGTGAGCTCGACGGCCAGCCGACCCCGATGGCCGATGGCGACGACAACGACGGAAACGACGATGAGGACGGCGTCACGTTCACCTCGCCTCTCCTGCCCGGCCAGCTCGCGACCTACGACGTCGTCGCGTCGACGCCCGGCTATCTCGATGCGTGGGTGGACTTCTATATCGACGGTTCGTGGACCACGGTCGACCGCATCGCAACACAGGTGCCGCTCACTGCCGGACTGAACTCCCTCACGTTCCCCGTGCCGAACGACGCGGGGTCGGGCATATCGTTTGCGCGGTTCCGCTTCTCGTCACAGCCGACGGCCGGAGGGCTCGCGCCGACCGGGCCGGCGAGCGACGGCGAGGTCGAGGACTACGAGGTCATTATCGACGAGGGCGAGCCGTACAAGTGGCTCCAGAACCCGGACCTCAGCCGGACCGGCATCGATGTCAACGCGACGTTCGACTTCGTTCTGGCCGACGACTGGCTCTGCACCGAGCCGGGCCGGATCGACGAGATCCACATCTGGGGGTCGTGGCTGGGGGATTACTACCCGTTCAATGAGGACCCGAGCGCCGTCGATTTCTTCCTCAGCATTCACGCGGACATACCGGCCTCGGAGAACCCCGAAGGCTACAGCATGCCGGGCGAGGTGCTCTGGGAGTGGGCCTTCCCCGCCGGCTCGTTCGTGGCGGTTCCGTACGCCGAGAACATCACAGAGGGTTGGATGGATCCGCCCGACGTGTACAGCTATCCGGCCGACTGGACCTGCTGGGAGTACATCTTCCACATCCCGCCGGACATAGCGTTCCACCAGGTCGGCATGCCGGACAGCAACGTCGTCTACTGGCTCGACGTGCAGGCGATGCCCCACGACCAGGTTGCCCTGTTCGGCTGGAAGTCGTCGCTCGATCACTGGAACGACGACGCCGTCTGGGGGCAGGGCATCGAGCCCTACCAGGGCCCGTGGTTCGAGCTCCGCTACCCGGCCGGTCCGTACGTCGGGGAGTCGATGGACCTCGCGTTCATGCTCAGGAGCCACTACGGGACCGGTGTCGGTGAGAAGAGGTACGACCGATTCAACCTCGAGCAGAACGTGCCGAACCCGTTCAACCCGGCGACGACGATCGTCTATCAGGTGCCGTCCGGCGGCGGCGACGTCAGGATCGAGATCTACGACGTCAGCGGGCGTCTCGTGACGACGCTCGTGGACGAGCACCGACCCGCCGGCCGTCACGAGGTCTCTTGGGTCGGCAGGGATGCGAGCGGGGACGAGGTGGCTTCCGGTGTCTACTTCTGCCGCATGAACGCAGGCGGGGAGAAGATGACGAGGAAGATGCTGCTTCTGAAGTAG